ttagcgccatccatcattccttcaattgttttattttaattttattttacccccttttctccccaatttcgtggtatccaattgttagtagttgctatcttgtctcatcgctacaactcctgtactggttcgggagagacgaaggtcgaaagccatgcgtcctccaaaacacaacccaaccaagttgcactgcttcttaatacagcacgcatccaacccggaagccagccgcaccaatgtgtcggaggaaacaccgtgcatccggcgacctggttagcgtgcactgcacccggcctgccacaggagtcgctagtgcgtgatgagacaaggatatccctaccggccaaaccctccctaaaccggacgacactaggccaattgtgcgtcgccccacggacctcccggtcgcggccggctgcgacagagcctgggcgcgaacccagagtctctgtgatgcagtgccctagaccactgcccCACCCGagtggcttttttctggccactcttccattaagcccagctctgtggagtatacggtttaaagtggtcctatggacagatactccaatctccactgtggagctttgaagctccttcagggttatctttggtctctttgttgcctctctgattaatgccctccttgcctggtctgcgAGTTTTGGTTGGCACCCCTTTCtcggcaggtttgttgtggtgccatattctttacatttttaataatagatttaatggtgctcagtgggatgttcaaagtttcagatatttttttttaaacccaaccctgatctgtacttctccacaactctgtccctgacctgtttggagacctgtttggagaactccatagtcttcatggtgccctttgcttagtggtgttgcagactctggggcctttcagaacaggtttatatatactgagatgtgacagatcatgtgacactaaaataaagtccacctgtgtacaaTCTAACAAacatgacttctgaaggtaattggttgcaccagatcttatttaggggcttcatagcaaaggggaggtgaatacatatgtacacaccacttttccatattttttgttgttgaattttgtgAAACAAGATATTTTATTTCACTTGACCAATTTGGACTGCTTTGTGTATGTCCATCACATGAAAcccaaatcaatttaaattacaggttgtaatgcaacaaaataggaaaaaagccaaggggatgaatacttttgcaaggcactgtaaatactgtatgtagattGTGTAAATTCCTGTCTATATTCTGTCTACTTCATCAAGTCAAATTCCGGGTATGTGTAAATGTACTTGGCGtataaaggtgattctgatgCTGTACCTGTCCAGCGTCCAGGTAGTGTGTGACCTGCAGCACCAGGAAGAACACCCTGAGAGACTCCTTCTGGATGGGGTTTCCCTGCCAGTTCTCCACGATGGTCCCACACAGAGTCAACAGAGGATGCACTTCCCCCAGCTTCCTCTCCATCAGCAGCAGCTTTAGACAAACACACAGGGTGACATTTCACTCTTCTTAAAACAGCCGCAATTTTGTCCCTAAAAATATATTTATCTTACAAATTATTCAAGTAGGATGCCTCAAAACTTCTATTACAACAATGTCTATCCGCTAGTGACTATTAATGCAGGTAAGTAAGTAAACATTgcaaaaataagcatttgtttcATTTTTTAGGTGGCCATCAAGACATTCATTAAAAAACAGCAATGGTCTAAGTGGTTTCAGCAGAATTGAATATTGAATTTTACTTAGTTTTATCATTATTCAATTTTAATTAATCGTCATGAGAGAATGTCTTGACATGATTAGTATATTTCTCAACTTACCATTCCTTTACTCAACAGAAAGAGAGCTCTGTGCAGGAAGAAAGAAAACAAGGATATCAGTAACATTACCTGACCAGACCACAACACTAGTTCTCATGGCAGTAAAACAACACCTTGATAAAGTACAGACATTACTAGAACTGTTAAACTGTTTTACTTGTATTGTGTTCTACCATGACACACTACCTGGTGTATTCAGAGCCCACTACCCTGGTATACTCTGCCCCTACCCCCAGGAGGTCACAAGCTGACACCAGATCCTTCTCCAGTGTGTGCAGTTGctgaagaaaaagaaagaaaaaggacAAGAAAACTTGTATCCACTATTTAAGACAAGTAAATAATGACCCATATAGATGTAAATTAAGGTGAATAACAGCTAAATACATTTCTGTGAACCTCGACTTCAGAACTGATTTgaatttttcaatttcagtcattTTACAGATTGTGTTATCAGGTCCAGTTGTTAGGTTGACTTACCGCCAGTTGGAAAAGCAATCTGCAGTGCCAGTAGGGAGTTTGCTGGGAGATCTGGATGGCCTTCCGCAGCAAGGGCTTTGCCGAATCAACCAGATTCTTCAAAGAAATACCAGATCAGAGATAATCATCAGTTCATTGACTTAAATAAATAACTTTTACAACAATACTGTATAGGACACTACAAATCAGAAGTGTTTGCTAAACCAACTAACATATCCTAGTTAATCTTACTGTTTCAGAGTTGACTTACATGCAAAAGCAGCTTAATGAGGGAAAAGACAACGCAAGGATTACCAattaggcctattttatgatgACATAACAGCCAAAGCCAAAATAATGGAGTATGATATTTTTTCTTACAAAAGGTTGACAAACAAAAATGCTGAGATAAACATGTGAACAGATAAGCAAGGCATGTTTAACACTGACATTTGATTGAATTCAGGTAATAGTGCAAGGTGAAGGTGGGCCACTGGTTGGAAATGAGAACAATACTACACTTACCTGTTGGCAATACAGTTCTGACAGAAGACTTGCTGCCTCGAATTTGACATCTTCAAACTGAGGGATCTGGTATTACTTGTAAAGGAAATGTATTTTTCTGCATGATAACACTAGCAtcaatgaagaagaaaaaacgtACGGGGCATGGAGACATGGTAAACATTTGTTCAGGTAGatgcatgctctctctctatcacacacacacacacacacacacacacacacacacgaaaggaTACTTGTTGTGATATGAACCACTATGGGGGGGGAACAGAATGAGAAAATTAGTTTCAATATCTGTTTAGTACATGCAATGTTGCATTGTTTGATTGATGTCCCAACAATTATTATAAACTGACGCGCGATAATTAAATATCCTTACTGATAATCAACCACTCTCGTCCACTTTTCTGATCAACAACACACCGATAGCTTTGCCAAAGCTGCGGCCTTCCTTTTCCCTCCCCTTTAAAACACATCCACGGAGTTTCTGGGGAATGCTTACCGCTTTCTCCAAGTGGCTTCGGGCGAGTTCGGTGTTCTTGGTGTGGTGGTAGAGTACCGAGCCCAGCTGGAGATGAGTTCGGGCCTCGACCCTCTGCGGCGGCTTGAACTGAAACACCGCCTGCAAACAGTGGACGCAGAGACGGATCTTCGGAGGACTTGAGGTGCGAAAATGTTCCGCAAAGCCGAGCAGAGCTAGGTACCAAGATTCCGGGGCCTCTCCGCTTGTCGCCATCTTACTGACAACAAAAACATCAACAGTCGCTATCGCACCACTGCCGTTGTTCAGCGAGTTTGCTCCAGAGCGCTGATCTAGGATCGGTTATGCTCTCTGACTTCTGATTGCTATGGTTAGGCTGGGAAATGGTTAGCTGATCCTGGATCTGCGCGCAGGAGCAAGCGACCCCACGCGATTTCAATGGCAGCGATCACGGAGATCCCTTGCATCTTGGGACATGCAGTTGATTTACGTTTGCATAAACATAATACATGCATTTATTTATCATTTGTAAAAGTGATATAGCTTGACAAAATATGTTTACTTGAGTCCAATATTTGTATATTGTATGGATTATCTTTGACTTCCAGCAGTGAATAGTATTTTAACAGAACTAGAAAAAAAGTATGCGGAACCTTTTTATTTTATGAAAGCTCAACCTAGCCGAGACGATTTATTTGAAGGACTTGCGTACATGTTTAactatttacagtatatataACGTAGCAATCAATTCCAGCAATATCGGCTTCCACGCTGTGACGTTATTTGCGTAAACTCCCCAGTTGGGTTTGAGTCATTGGGCGCGTTCGAGCGCATCACTTTTGTCAAGTCTTTGACCATCGTTAGTCACTCTCTTTCaaagggatccagcttttgtcaaattaacatcaGATTTGACTTTTCATAGCAGGTAAGGAGAATTGACGCATCATGTTAAGGTTAGGACATGAATTTGACAAAAGATGGATCCCTTACCCATGACACTTGCACCTACATGTCGACTACATGAACTTTACTAAAAATaatgtgatcaaaggtcatgcCATTTTGACTGCAagtttctgcagttgctcttTACCAACTTCATCCTGCAGCCATCACCTGTGTTGTGGGaggctctattgtcaaccaatcattatttgtattttttttgacCCACAAGAAATACAGTCACCAAATACATGACTGAAACAGGAGCCAGTTCATGtgtacagtacatatatacaaataaatgtgattttggggttaaatgggtttccatcacattttcaactctgatgatttactgatggttttgtcataaaaactgttgtgttaaatagcaaatgtgcctactctgggcTTGCCACGTGCGCTCTAACCAACAACAGATACAGTGTGTGTAGACTGTACGGATAGGCTCATCTACATGTAGAGATTATTATGGATACAAGTGATCATGTTTTTATTTGtcaagcattgatcatcatgtcatcagaataagaccctcaatatttattggaaagcagcATCAAAATCAccccttgcactttcaccaccctgcaAAATTCATCATAAATTATTTAATCTGTTGCCTAATAATACAATTGTACCAAAACTTTCTGTTTCGTAGTTAGTATCTGGGTTTCCATTTAATtgatgacagattttcatgcaattattcaaaaatctgcataaaaacaatgtgcacattttcccaccagagatgtttccatcataTTGACCTGTTGCAGATCAAATCCTGTAcgtgatgacatagtacacacaaAAATACATGTTGCTGTTAAATTCTCATGTACCGAAAAAAAacatacaagttaaatgggtttccctcgcattttcaactctactgatggttttctcacaaaAAATGTTTGCATTATATAGCGAGTGTgtccactctggtattggcaagTGTGCGCTAGCCAACAGCGGTATCTGagcgctgttggctagagcgcacgtatagcctacatgatgaaattattatggataagagcaagaatatttgtcaaacagcagtcaaAACAGCATCGATCATCATTTCACCAGAatcagaccctcaatatttattggaaaaaagcattaagctcatcaccttgcactttcagcACCCTGTGAAGTTAGTTCATCATAactttatttcatctgtagcttaatacattttaaatacatttaaaaatccaagtttacttcaatataatggttattatatcaatacttGCTCATAAAGGTGCTTCTGCCGCCATTcattttactgacacaaaaaagatcccaccatgtcaaacGAAGGAATCacaagaggttggtggcaccttaatcggggaggatgggctcgtggtaatagcTAGAGCAGAGTAGGGTGGCATGGTTTCAAACATATAGAAACCACATTTTTGACTCCgttcaaggcagcagctactcttcctgtggtccaaacACATTGATATTTATATTACACATAAAACAAAACAGTACTTCATATAACACTGTCACACTACCAGatatccacaacacaaaatgTATGATACCACTCTACAACATTATTACGGTGTACGGGTTTCTCTTCACAGTCcatgctgttccataaggtgcatTTTTATCAGATTTTTCCTGCTTGTATCAGTTACcttatgtggaatagagttccttgTATCCATGAATctatctatgtagtactgtgtgcctcccatagtctgttctggacagaCTATGTCtgttctacccccccccccccacacgaCATTTATTTAGTCGGTTACCTTACCACTCAAACGTGCCCATTATCAGCAGCACATCCACTGGGCGGTGGTAAGTGATACATGATCTGTTATTTTGTGAAGTTCCCGGTAATTCTATTCTAAGTTAACATATTAGAAACGTATGTCTAAACGTCTTCTTAAAGCATCTCGGCTATCTGAAAAATAGTTCGCTAGATACCGGTATCTATCTTTGTGTGCTGATGGCTAAGTTGAGCTAGCTGGCTAGGGGTGTAGCTAGCTAGTACGCGTGCTATCTTTAAGCAGGCGGTTGTTATCTGACGTTTGTGTCACCAGCAACACACAGCCCACAACAATAATCATGTTGGAGTAGACTATGTTGGGTCCTTTCTGATTTTGCAGTCGTTTAATTGCATTTCAGTCTTGGTCTTCGTCTCTTCGAGTTGAGCTGAGCGTTGCAGACATGGCCTGTCGCAGGATCACGCAGGAGACCTTCGATGCGGTGGTCAAGGAAAACATCGATGATTTCGACATGGACACTGCGGAGGCCTTAAGAGAAGCGGTAGAACAGTTTGAGTCTCAAGGTATACTAACGTTACATGATTTGATCTGAATCTGACATTGTAGGAGCAACATGCACGCCTACTGTAACTCAACCGTATGATAGGTAATGTATAAGATAAACCCCCTGATCCTGGATGAATCTCCCTTCTCTGTTTTTCCTCCATATTCCCCAGGGGTTGACCTCAGCTGTATAGTGAAAACTGTGCCGACAGCAGGTGATCACCAAACAGAGGAGCATGAGGTCCTTCAGGTTGGTATGGAGTATGTTCTGCGCAGATGAAAACACAACATAAGTCATCACCAAGTGCATTACATTTCACAGTACAGAAAAGTACAGGATGCCACCCATCATGCCACAGCTCTGTACCGTTTCTATTTACAGGCCCTTGAATCCCTTCAAATAGCATCTGACAGTAGTATGACTGCAGATCTGAATCGCTTCACTGAGCAGTGTTCTCTCGGCTTCGCCCAGAGGCACCTGGCAGCCCAGAAAGATGCCTATCCTACAATCATCTCCTGCTGTAGAACGACTCTGGATGAACAGGAGGCTCTGCTGGCCGCACTCTCTGCCCTGGCCGCTCTGACAGATGGCCAGCCAGACCTCCTTGACTCGGAGGGCAAGGATCTCCTTGTGAGCATCCTTGGCATGTACCAGACAGACCCTGCACTGATGTTAGTTGCCATCCGTACGGTCCGCCATTTCTGTTTGAAGCACGAGCAGAACAGGCAGGATTTGGTGAAGGCTGGAGTGCTGCCGTTGCTGACCGGTACCATCAAGAGACACACTGGACGCTCCGATCTGGTCAAAGAGGCCTGTAATGCCCTCCGGTACATGACCTTTGACGATGACATAAGAGTTCCTTTTGGACAGGCTCACGAACACGCCAAGATGATTGTTATGGAACACAATGGGTTGAAAGTTATTGTGGAGGCTGCTAAAGGTAATAGAAATGTCCAAAGGAAGATGCTATGAAAGATAGTGATATCTTTGAGTATTCAGGATGGTAGGTTCACATGTTTTATTCTTGGTGAATCACCTCTTCTGTGTTTCTTTTCTCCCTCTCAGCACACCCAGAGAATACCCCTGTCCTCAGTGTGCTGTGTGCCACTCTGTCCAGCCTGGCTGTGAGGAACGAGTTCTGTCAGGACATCTGTGACCTGGGAGGGTTAAAGTTCATGATGACCCTGCTGGCAGACAGTTATGAGTCCCAGGTAAGTTATGCTGACAAAAGTGCCTCAGACCAGCCTTTTTTAAACCTCTCCTTGTGGACCCCCAGCCATTCCATGTATTTGAACTATTCCACAACTAgcatacctgattcaacttgtcatcAAGTGATTTCATTTGTCTTTACTAGAAACCAAATAGAAGCAAGCAATGAAACGGGGAGGAACCTGTCTGAATTTGTCAGTTAGAAACTCGTTTTCGTAGCAAAACGTTTTCCCTTGTGGAATATTTTGCTACggtgtacattttttttatttgttgttaTTGAACATTTATTCAACTAgacaaggcagttaagaacaaatagttatttacaatgtcggcctaacccggacgacactgggtcaattgggagtcccatagggtggcgcacaatcacagccggatgtgatgcagcctggatttgaaccaggtactgcaatGACGCCtctgtcttagaccactgcgccactcgggagatcCCTAATGAATACGCCCCAGGTGTGCTAGTTCAGGGTTAAAGCAAAATATGTAAACGTTTGGGGATCCCAGAGGAGAGACCCCCCCCCAAAAGGCTACTTCAGACTATGTTTCTGTCTTTTTTTATTACATGAGATTGTTTTGACTTGTGGTTCTCTGAATTGCTCACTAACTAGTTCACGTCCCTTCCAGGAGCTCACAAGGCAGGTACTCAGCGCTCTGAGGGCCATTGCAGGAAATGATGATGTTAAGGATGCTGTCACAAATGCCGGTGGAGTACAGCTCATCGTCATCGCCATGAACAGACACATGGGCAATGCTCAGGTGAGCCTTTCATTTCATGCAGTTGACTGACTTTGACAAATTATTTCATAAGTCTTTATTGTTTAAACATGTTATACATTTTTGTGTCTTTTATGTTGTGCCCATCTCTCCTGTCTAGGTGTGTGAGCAGGgctgtgctgctctctctgtcgtTGCTCTGCGCAAACCCAACAACTGCCAAGTCATTATGGAGGAAGGCGGTGCGCTGGCGGCTCTGCTGGCTATGAAGACCCATCCTGATGAGGTCAATGTGCAGGTAATACGAGGATACAAGAAGGAATCAGTTCCCCATGGGCACTACATAGGGCTATAACTGGTGATCAAACCTTCTTTAGcctgccatctttatgtaataccatctctctctctctctttgtctgtctctctgtgtgtgtgttccccagaaACAGGGATGTATGCTGCTGAGGAACCTGGTGGCGCGCATGACTCACTTCAACCAGCCCATCCTGGAGATGGGAGCAGAGGCCCTCATCGCCCAGGCTCTGGCGGCCCACCGGGACTGTGGCGACCTGGCAAAAGCTGCCCTCAGGGACCTTGGCTGCCAGGTGGAGCTCCGAGAGCTGTGGACGGGCAAGAAGGGCAGCCTCACCAGAGATTGACATTAAGGTCTGAAAGGCCCTCGGTCACCCACCCTGGTCTGGAGGATGTACAGGAGGTAcatgcttttgttccagcccagctaTAACAACCTTGGTTGATTTAATTTACTGCTAATTTGAACAGGACACGTGTCAATTCAAAGCCGTAATAAAAGCTCACACACTCTGCAGCTCTTCAGAACCAGGGTTGGGGACCACTACACTCAGAACACCTGAACACAGTCAATAAAACTGCTAATCCTAGTAAATGGCCTCATCAAGTTTCTGATATCCCTGGGAAGCAGAGTTGTATGAAGAAGTACAGAGGGGGATAAAGCTGTTGGACTTGTAATGTttataaatgtattattatttactgtaaatatttttgtGGTTATTAGTTGTATTTTCACTTTTACAGCCATGTTCTTTCATCAGAATGGAAGTTTTAGTTTTATTTACCAGGTCTATTATAAAGTCTTGAAGTGTACTTAATTGATTGCAAACATGCTCTCTTGCACTCCGTTCTCTCTGTGCAGCTTCATTGTAATGTGGCTTTTGCCTGTACTCCCAAATTGTTTCTTTGCTGAGTTGGACATTTTTAGATTTTAATGTGCATAACATGTTTTTTTCACCTCCAAACATTCCTTAACAATACTCTGCGGGTGGGTTAAATTAGAAGTGAAGTAATTCATTTAAAATAGAGTACCTTTTTTCAAATATTGACTTCAGTTTGACCCCAACCTTGCAACACATTTACTCTTAAAGTGTCCATTTTTAAGTCCACCTGTTTGTCTCCTGTTATAGTAGGAAACTGGAAATTCTGATACATGCCTTTTCCTCAGAGAGACCGGCTTGTGAACAGTGTATTAAAACCAACTGATTCATAATGTCTGCATTTTTTTTGCTGATCTAAACTAGGTCATCTCTTTGCAGCTGCACAAAATGAATCTAAAACATTATGAAATCTGATGTGTGTCTGATTTAGACTGTCCATTGGCTTGAGGGTGTTCtacctgtgtctgcatgtatttGTGTGAGCGAGATGGGAGAAAGAAAAGTAGACACCAGTACACTGCTGAATGCTCATGCAGTTCAAGTGCAATGATGCATTTGGGAGTGAATTCTAACTTCCatttaagtaaaaaatgtaatatgcATTGATGTCAGTTGGAGACGGAGTCAAAATTAATCTTAAATAGATGTTAAGATTCACCTGTTGGACTGTGGAAGTATTCGGCAGTGTGCTGGTGTCTGGTTTTCTTTCATGACGTTACCGTTGGCACCCTGCAGCTGAAAGGAACCAAACTGGAAGTGGGTACAGTACCGTACCTCTAAACTGAGAGTGGCTGAGCTCTGGTGTGTGAATGGGACTCTCTTCTATGTTTGAGTGAACTAAAGGATGTTGTTTACTGAGCTCCCATTGGTTAGTGACAAGAAGGGGATGAGTTGTTTAGACTTTTTGTTAggatactgttctctctgccctaCAATGATAAAATCTGTAGAACCAGTCTGAGGTGTTGCCCAGCAGTCAGGAACACTGGTCACATTCATGTCTACAAACTGTTTCACCCacttcatatgcatatactgtattcatggctcatcctatataattatgtttttttattttcttgaTTATGTGTGCATTTTTATTGCTATGCTTTACTGCACGGTTGGAGCTAGCAACACAAGCATTTCGAGGCACCTGCAATAACTGAACATCTGTGTACTCAACCAGTAAACTTTCATTTGAGGGACTAGGATCAGATGAAGATGGATAAAACATGTTATGCATGAACCTCATCTCTATATTGGACAGTGCTCtataatcctggtcctggggagtTTACATGGCGTGCATAGATGATACATTGATTAACACAGCTGCTGTTCAATTTATCGTCTATAAGGGGAACTCACGTTCTGAAAATAGAGACATTGCACATTGCAGACAGAACATTAACTTTCAACTCTATATAAGTGAGCCCTCTTTTGTTAATTGCATTTTTCGTTGCAAAATTCATAGACTCACAAAAACTCATGATTCCCAAACAAAAGCTTTTCGTTTATTCCGTTAACGCCCCTCAAACGGACCTATCGAAGCATCCGTCACCTCCCAATGACTTCACTTCCCAGTACCCCACCGCACTCGCCCTTGCAAAGCTTGCTGCTAGCGGTGTCACAGCAGATACAGAACAGCATGGAAGGTGACAGTTACTAAAGTCATAGTTGGGGCAATGAAACAGAAAATAATGTCACAGACAGTGCCTCCGGGATCTGAAAACGTTAGCGACACGAAAGTGTTCAACTTTCAAAAGTTTTATATTCAAAACCTGGACACACTTTGAACATTGACGTGACAGATCGCTGTTTAGCTAGCTCGCTAACCCTGCTAGCTAAGTTATTTTGGTGTGCAGAATCAATTCGATAGCCATCGCTAAACTCAAGGACGGCGTAGGGTGGAGACAGGCTGCCAACTGAATATTTAAAGAAAACGtctaaattaatttaaaaaaacaaggaaacCCGGAAGGATCCACAGGGGGTGCTAGGATATCGACAAGGTAAGATAACAATGCTCGTGTAACTGCTTATTGATAAAATTAACAACCAGTTGAACCAGTGTCGGCATAGAAGTGAACGGGTCTCCTGCTATGACCAGATGCTGTTTCAACatccagtagctagctagcattatctGCAGTGCGTATATATATGTTAGTTACCCTGGCTAGTCACTAGTTAGATGTCTAGTTTGCTAACATACATGTAGAGATGACACTCCAGGAATAGAAAAGTTGTCCCTCTTTGTCAACTTCTGGTGCCTTTGTCACTGTGTGCAGCCACTTGTCCAATGTCACTGTTATTTtgtcaacacacacatatatatatatatatatatatgatgtcaTCTGATCTGGAAGAAGATATAAATCCTAGCTAGCTAATCCTTTGCTGCCTAAATATGTCATATGTAAACATTCTGAATATCTAGGTTACATTCACGATATGGTGTTATATGCCTATATTCCCATACATTTGGTAGGTGTGTTAGTACAGTATGCTAGATGCAGATTGAACCCCAGATATGTGataacagtgcattcggaaagtattcagactgcttgactttttccacattttgttacgttacagccttattctaaaattgattaaatagtttttttccctcttcaatctacacacaatacccaataatgacaaagca
This DNA window, taken from Oncorhynchus tshawytscha isolate Ot180627B linkage group LG10, Otsh_v2.0, whole genome shotgun sequence, encodes the following:
- the armc6 gene encoding armadillo repeat-containing protein 6, whose amino-acid sequence is MACRRITQETFDAVVKENIDDFDMDTAEALREAVEQFESQGVDLSCIVKTVPTAGDHQTEEHEVLQALESLQIASDSSMTADLNRFTEQCSLGFAQRHLAAQKDAYPTIISCCRTTLDEQEALLAALSALAALTDGQPDLLDSEGKDLLVSILGMYQTDPALMLVAIRTVRHFCLKHEQNRQDLVKAGVLPLLTGTIKRHTGRSDLVKEACNALRYMTFDDDIRVPFGQAHEHAKMIVMEHNGLKVIVEAAKAHPENTPVLSVLCATLSSLAVRNEFCQDICDLGGLKFMMTLLADSYESQELTRQVLSALRAIAGNDDVKDAVTNAGGVQLIVIAMNRHMGNAQVCEQGCAALSVVALRKPNNCQVIMEEGGALAALLAMKTHPDEVNVQKQGCMLLRNLVARMTHFNQPILEMGAEALIAQALAAHRDCGDLAKAALRDLGCQVELRELWTGKKGSLTRD